The proteins below are encoded in one region of Lactuca sativa cultivar Salinas chromosome 3, Lsat_Salinas_v11, whole genome shotgun sequence:
- the LOC111897565 gene encoding auxin-responsive protein SAUR50, whose protein sequence is MGLRKSNNKQTQALALKKIIKRCSSFGKNSDDNSLPNDVPKGHFVVYIGERRSRYIVPISCLDHPTFQDLLQRSEEEFGFNHESGIIIPCQEVDFLSFFSMIA, encoded by the coding sequence ATGGGTCTCAGGAAGTCGAACAATAAACAAACTCAAGCATTAGCTCTCAAGAAAATCATCAAAAGGTGCTCAAGTTTTGGCAAGAACAGTGATGACAATAGCCTTCCAAACGATGTCCCAAAAGGACATTTTGTGGTGTACATAGGAGAAAGGCGAAGCAGATACATCGTACCAATATCATGTTTGGATCATCCAACGTTTCAAGACCTACTACAAAGATCTGAAGAAGAATTTGGATTCAATCATGAATCAGGCATAATCATTCCTTGCCAAGAAGTTGattttttgtcatttttctcCATGATTGcatga